The DNA sequence CCGGCTTAAAAACTTTTTCCTGCTGCCATTGTTTGTGCAGCTCATTCATATCCTTCCAGTAACCCACAGCCAATCCTGCAAGGTAAGCAGCACCCAGAGCGGTAGTCTCTATTTGTTTTGGGCGTACCACCGGACAGTCTATCGCTTCGGACTGAAACTGCATAAGCAGATTGTTTGAAGAAGCTCCTCCATCCACGTGCAATTCTTTAATTTTAATACCCGAATCAGCTTCCATTGCATTAATGACATCCATTGTCTGGAAAGCAATCCCTTCAAGGGCTGCGCGCGCCAAATGGCCTTTATTGGCACCACGGGTCAGGCCTACGATTGCACCACGGGCGTACTGATCCCAGTGAGGAGCGCCCAAACCGGCAAGAGCCGGAACAAAATAAACCCCACCGTTATCATCCACTGTTTTGGCGAGGGTTTCCACTTCGGGTGCTGATTGTATGAGTCCCATTTCGTCACGGAGCCACTGTACAGCAGCTCCTGCAATAAATATGCTGCCTTCCAGTGCATAATGCACCGTATCGCCAATTTTCCATCCAATGGTGGTTAACAGGTTATTGTTTGATTTGATGGGTTGTTCACCGGTATTCATCAGGAGGAAACAACCGGTACCGTATGTGTTTTTTGCCATGCCCTGGGCGGTACATTGCTGACCAAACAAGGCGGCCTGCTGATCTCCTGCAATACCCCCTATAGGAATAGAATGGGCAAAAATTGTGGTTCTTGTATAACCCAGCTCGCCACTGGAA is a window from the Bacteroidales bacterium genome containing:
- a CDS encoding glycerol kinase, with the translated sequence HLKKEGWTDKIQEKTGLVIDAYFSGTKVKWILDNVEGAREKAEAGKLAFGTIDSWLIWNLTRGDQHITDVSNASRTMLYNIREMKWDDELLGLMGIPRNMLPQVTASSGELGYTRTTIFAHSIPIGGIAGDQQAALFGQQCTAQGMAKNTYGTGCFLLMNTGEQPIKSNNNLLTTIGWKIGDTVHYALEGSIFIAGAAVQWLRDEMGLIQSAPEVETLAKTVDDNGGVYFVPALAGLGAPHWDQYARGAIVGLTRGANKGHLARAALEGIAFQTMDVINAMEADSGIKIKELHVDGGASSNNLLMQFQSEAIDCPVVRPKQIETTALGAAYLAGLAVGYWKDMNELHKQWQQEKVFKPVMDKEQIGQYRRKWQKAVQKAKDWMVGDD